Below is a window of Christensenella minuta DNA.
GGTGTTTAAGTGATGGGCAGCGCGGAATATTGGCGAAAGCGTACGCTTGAAAGTGAAGCTTACGCGAACGGGTTAGCTGAATCCGAGATAGTGAGACAACAGAAGCTATACAAGGCGGCATACAAACAGCTTGCTAAGCAGATAGACGGCTTGTATATCCAAGTGGTGGAGTACGGCGAGGAGTTAAGCAGGACGCAGTTGTGGAACTTTTCTAGATGGTATCAGCTTGAACAGCGGCTAGGCAAGATCACGGGAGAGATTACCACAAACCAGATACGCGGGACGGAACGAACGCTTATAAAGGTGTTTGAAAAGACAATGGGCGTAACGCTTAAAGATTTGAAACAAAGCGGCGCGCCCGTCAACCTGTCCTTTGATATGCTGGACAACGTGCAGATCAAGCAACTTGTGAATACCGCATGGAATGATGCTTCTTTCTCCCAGCGTTATATAGAAAACGGTATCAAAATGGGCGAGAGGGTGAAACAAGATATTA
It encodes the following:
- a CDS encoding minor capsid protein; translation: MRQQKLYKAAYKQLAKQIDGLYIQVVEYGEELSRTQLWNFSRWYQLEQRLGKITGEITTNQIRGTERTLIKVFEKTMGVTLKDLKQSGAPVNLSFDMLDNVQIKQLVNTAWNDASFSQRYIENGIKMGERVKQDITDMLISGKSPGAIKKALQGDLNMNYYAADRLVRTEANHYYNDAAMKSYKAAGVIMVEYIAEVDDRICDECEGYSGQIYPIDGAPTLPIHPNCRCCYAPVVEVGDDLTEAAELLKKYA